In Woeseia oceani, one DNA window encodes the following:
- a CDS encoding carboxymuconolactone decarboxylase family protein: MPVVEPLDEEQIEPALREYVQFFKGPLGVVPNSVRTMSRRPNIAKAFTDLNVAVMECAGAVTPEFKRLIGYVTSMVSGCRYCQAHTILGSERFGTSEDRLNSIFNYADSPHFTTAEKAALDFAFAAAEVPNGVTEDHAEKLRAHWSDEDIVEIMGVIALFGYLNRWNDSMGSALEDLPTQAGEKYLGKTGWTVGKHR, translated from the coding sequence GTGCCCGTTGTAGAACCACTGGACGAAGAGCAAATTGAACCCGCGCTCCGCGAGTACGTGCAATTCTTCAAAGGCCCACTTGGCGTAGTCCCTAACAGCGTCCGAACCATGTCACGACGCCCGAATATCGCCAAAGCGTTCACCGACCTGAATGTCGCCGTAATGGAATGCGCAGGCGCGGTAACGCCGGAATTCAAGCGACTCATTGGCTACGTCACCAGCATGGTGTCAGGCTGCCGCTATTGTCAGGCACACACGATTCTCGGCTCGGAGCGATTCGGCACTTCCGAAGATCGTCTGAACAGCATTTTCAACTATGCGGACAGCCCGCATTTCACAACAGCAGAAAAGGCGGCACTGGATTTCGCGTTTGCCGCTGCCGAGGTGCCTAACGGCGTTACGGAAGACCACGCTGAGAAACTCCGTGCCCATTGGTCCGACGAAGACATCGTCGAGATCATGGGTGTTATTGCGCTGTTCGGCTACCTGAACCGCTGGAACGATTCCATGGGATCGGCACTTGAAGACTTACCGACCCAGGCGGGCGAGAAATACCTGGGCAAGACTGGCTGGACCGTGGGCAAGCACCGTTAA
- the ilvD gene encoding dihydroxy-acid dehydratase: MSTKKAGKHWRSRLVTKGLSRAPHRAFLRGMGLSSEDFEKPFIGVVSAAAETTPCNMHLYEQASIAHSAVAEAGGLPRMFTTASVADSMSMGHKGMQFSLVSREIVADSIEAVMRGHVYDALIGFAGCDKTLPGIMMAMVRLNVPSVFVYGGSTLPGRWNDKDITIQDVFEGVGSVMAGTGSREDLDQMERVCIPTAGSCPGQFTANTMAMVAETLGLALAGSATSPAVSPERKDIAEQSGIEVLRKLHAGGPLPRELVTRRSLENAVAVVAATGGSTNAALHLPAIAHEAGIDFSFDDVAAVFERTPLLADLKPGGQYLAFDMHRVGGLRVLLKVLLDGGYLHGDCLTATGQTLTDSIADAADPDGEVIRELAKAISPSGGLVVLKGNLCPDGAILKVAGLKRQTFDGPARVFESEEECALAVATRDYESGSVIVIRNEGPRGGPGMREMLGVTALLYGQGVGEEIALLTDGRFSGASRGMSIGYACPEAAVGGPLSLLRTGDRIKIDIPGRSVDVDLSDAELAERRSALPKRGRARIGGALEKYAALVGSAHRGATTHSGNVDWQQETIDDQSD, from the coding sequence GTGAGCACGAAAAAGGCAGGGAAACACTGGCGGTCCCGACTGGTCACAAAGGGCCTCAGCCGCGCACCGCACCGCGCCTTCCTGCGCGGAATGGGCCTCAGTAGCGAAGATTTCGAGAAGCCGTTTATTGGCGTCGTCAGTGCCGCCGCTGAAACCACACCTTGCAACATGCATCTGTACGAACAGGCCTCCATCGCGCACTCAGCCGTCGCCGAAGCAGGCGGGCTGCCACGCATGTTCACGACAGCATCCGTGGCTGACAGCATGTCCATGGGCCACAAGGGCATGCAGTTTTCACTGGTCTCCCGGGAAATTGTCGCTGACAGCATCGAAGCGGTAATGCGCGGACATGTATACGACGCGCTGATCGGTTTTGCAGGCTGCGATAAGACCCTGCCCGGCATCATGATGGCGATGGTGCGACTTAACGTCCCATCCGTATTCGTCTATGGAGGCAGCACTCTCCCCGGCCGGTGGAACGACAAAGACATCACGATTCAGGATGTATTCGAAGGTGTTGGCAGCGTCATGGCAGGCACAGGCAGCCGCGAGGATCTGGATCAGATGGAGCGCGTCTGCATCCCCACGGCCGGATCCTGCCCGGGCCAGTTCACCGCAAACACGATGGCCATGGTCGCCGAGACCCTTGGCCTCGCGCTGGCTGGCAGCGCCACTTCACCTGCCGTCAGCCCGGAACGCAAAGACATTGCTGAACAATCGGGTATCGAAGTCTTGCGCAAACTACATGCTGGCGGTCCGCTGCCGCGCGAGCTGGTTACCCGGCGCAGCCTGGAAAACGCGGTTGCCGTGGTCGCCGCTACCGGCGGGTCAACCAATGCGGCATTGCACTTACCCGCTATCGCCCATGAAGCGGGTATTGATTTCAGTTTCGACGACGTTGCCGCCGTATTTGAACGCACGCCTTTGCTTGCCGACCTGAAGCCGGGCGGACAATACCTGGCTTTCGATATGCACCGTGTTGGTGGTCTTCGCGTGCTGTTGAAAGTGTTGCTCGACGGCGGCTATCTGCACGGCGACTGCTTGACCGCCACCGGGCAAACACTGACGGACTCCATTGCGGACGCTGCTGATCCTGATGGTGAAGTCATCCGGGAGTTGGCCAAGGCAATCTCGCCCAGCGGCGGGCTCGTGGTCCTGAAAGGCAATCTTTGCCCTGACGGCGCGATTCTCAAGGTCGCTGGCCTCAAGCGTCAGACTTTCGACGGCCCCGCCCGGGTATTCGAATCCGAAGAAGAGTGCGCGCTCGCCGTGGCCACACGCGATTACGAATCAGGCTCGGTTATTGTCATTCGCAACGAAGGTCCACGCGGCGGGCCGGGCATGCGGGAGATGCTGGGTGTGACGGCTTTGCTGTACGGTCAGGGCGTGGGCGAAGAAATCGCACTTTTAACCGACGGCCGTTTTTCCGGTGCTTCGCGTGGCATGTCCATTGGCTATGCCTGCCCGGAAGCCGCGGTAGGCGGCCCTTTGTCGTTGCTACGAACAGGCGATCGCATCAAAATCGACATTCCCGGACGGAGCGTCGATGTGGATTTGAGCGACGCTGAACTGGCCGAACGCAGAAGTGCTCTGCCGAAACGCGGTAGAGCGAGAATCGGTGGCGCTCTCGAAAAGTACGCGGCACTTGTAGGCTCCGCTCATCGCGGCGCAACGACTCACTCCGGCAATGTGGATTGGCAGCAGGAAACAATAGACGACCAATCCGACTGA
- a CDS encoding zinc-binding dehydrogenase yields MKAVEIHQYGAARDVLRLSHNAPRPILAADEILIENHATSVNPVDCAARSGYGQNFFSRLGWGDLPMILGRDASGVVVAKGKDVAGVEIGDEVYAAPPIGCYAEYVKVKAVHAAPKPRNISHSETAALPFIALTAWTALVTNAGLTAENATGKKIVVPRAAGGVGSFAVQLLKAWGAEVAAICSTRNIELVRSLGADTVIDYTQQDFRDHLQDYDVAFDLIGRKSDFDELDNDYKGGTATADGSHYDEQLMSVLREDANAVYVTVCSPKVALTNKYGYDEGVRQADIEYANRANAAANKGYQYVWSFFDPNAAPLRAVACLIEEGKIKPVIDKAYPLADIVKAHEYCETKQAQGKIVIDIR; encoded by the coding sequence ATGAAAGCAGTAGAAATCCACCAGTACGGTGCCGCGCGCGATGTGCTCCGCCTCAGTCACAACGCACCCCGGCCGATCCTGGCTGCCGATGAGATCCTGATCGAGAACCACGCCACCTCCGTCAATCCCGTCGATTGCGCGGCCCGCTCAGGCTACGGCCAGAATTTTTTCTCGCGGCTGGGCTGGGGCGATCTGCCGATGATTCTTGGGCGGGACGCATCCGGTGTTGTCGTTGCCAAAGGCAAGGACGTCGCGGGCGTGGAAATTGGCGACGAAGTTTATGCGGCGCCGCCGATCGGTTGTTATGCCGAATACGTCAAAGTCAAAGCGGTGCACGCGGCGCCCAAGCCGCGCAATATCAGTCATTCGGAAACGGCGGCTCTGCCGTTCATCGCGCTGACGGCATGGACCGCATTGGTCACGAATGCGGGTTTAACGGCGGAGAACGCCACCGGGAAAAAAATAGTGGTACCGAGAGCAGCGGGCGGTGTGGGCAGTTTTGCTGTGCAGTTGTTGAAAGCCTGGGGCGCCGAGGTGGCTGCGATATGCAGCACACGCAATATTGAACTGGTTCGCAGCCTCGGCGCAGATACGGTCATCGACTATACGCAGCAGGACTTCAGGGATCATTTGCAGGATTACGATGTTGCCTTCGACCTGATAGGCCGGAAAAGCGATTTCGACGAACTGGACAACGACTACAAAGGTGGCACTGCCACCGCCGACGGCAGTCATTACGATGAGCAGTTGATGAGTGTTTTGCGCGAAGACGCGAACGCTGTCTATGTCACCGTTTGTTCCCCCAAGGTCGCTTTGACAAACAAGTACGGTTACGACGAAGGGGTGCGCCAAGCAGATATCGAATACGCAAATCGTGCAAATGCGGCAGCCAACAAAGGCTACCAATACGTGTGGTCGTTCTTTGATCCGAATGCAGCCCCATTGCGCGCAGTAGCCTGCCTGATCGAGGAAGGCAAGATCAAACCGGTCATAGACAAGGCTTACCCACTGGCCGACATCGTCAAGGCCCATGAGTATTGTGAGACAAAGCAGGCGCAGGGAAAGATCGTCATAGATATCCGCTAG
- a CDS encoding arylsulfatase has translation MNREIAYIVSVFAALLLAACNKDTSVNNATEAATRPNILLIVADDLGYTDIGAYGSEISTPNIDSLAASGVAFSQFYASPMCSPSRAMLLTGIDHHRVGLGNLVSRLADNQRGQPGYEGRLIQSVATLPQILKKAGYRNYFSGKWHLGDSNGADPGSRGFDRHFALHDSGASHFANMMSLSGPEKVLYTDDGKPVDELPDDFYSTRFYTDKLIEYLDADSKDDRPFFAYLAYTAPHFPLQAPLASVEKYKGRYDEGFDALHARRLARAQELNLVPAGIRSFPGIDPDRNWSSLSTPEKKSAARIMEIYAAMIDDVDANIGKVITYLRDHGLADDTLVVFISDNGAEGHRLDQGLGPLDDWSKECCDNSFENMGNEDSYLMLGPDWARASMAPFRMFKGFTSEGGVRVPAIVNFPANFAGTRVFDGIATIMDIAPTILDIVGVDTSKLHMDGKSMLPVLRGQSAAVHPDEVSFGWELLGKSALRQGKWKIVRESRFSDWWDADSLGIKRNEWQLYDLSQDPAELNDLAGNEPQRLQNMIALWEEYAAANGVIMPDTARSY, from the coding sequence ATGAATCGGGAAATCGCGTACATAGTCAGTGTGTTCGCCGCACTTTTGTTAGCGGCCTGCAACAAAGACACCAGCGTAAACAATGCGACAGAAGCGGCCACTCGACCGAACATACTGCTGATCGTTGCGGATGACCTCGGCTACACCGACATAGGTGCCTACGGCAGCGAAATCAGCACACCCAATATCGATTCACTGGCGGCCAGCGGTGTTGCATTCTCGCAGTTCTACGCTTCACCCATGTGCTCGCCGTCGCGTGCCATGTTGCTGACCGGTATTGATCATCATCGCGTTGGTCTCGGCAATCTCGTATCGCGGCTCGCGGACAACCAGCGCGGCCAGCCTGGCTATGAAGGTCGGCTGATCCAGAGCGTCGCGACGCTACCGCAAATTCTCAAGAAGGCGGGTTATCGGAATTATTTCTCCGGCAAGTGGCATCTGGGCGATTCCAATGGCGCTGACCCGGGTTCGCGAGGCTTCGACAGGCATTTCGCCCTACACGATTCAGGCGCCAGTCATTTCGCAAACATGATGTCGTTATCCGGCCCTGAAAAGGTGCTGTACACGGACGACGGCAAGCCGGTTGACGAACTGCCGGATGATTTTTATTCAACCCGCTTCTATACCGACAAGCTGATTGAATACCTCGATGCCGACAGCAAAGACGACCGGCCGTTTTTCGCCTACCTTGCGTACACAGCTCCGCACTTCCCATTGCAGGCGCCACTCGCATCGGTAGAGAAGTACAAGGGGCGCTACGACGAGGGTTTCGATGCGCTGCACGCCCGCCGCCTGGCCCGCGCCCAGGAACTGAACCTGGTACCGGCTGGCATTCGCAGTTTCCCCGGCATTGATCCGGACAGGAATTGGTCTTCATTGAGTACGCCTGAGAAAAAGTCGGCAGCGCGCATCATGGAAATCTACGCGGCCATGATAGATGACGTCGATGCAAACATTGGCAAGGTGATTACCTACCTTCGCGACCACGGCCTTGCCGACGATACCTTGGTTGTCTTTATTTCCGACAACGGCGCGGAAGGGCACCGACTCGACCAGGGGCTCGGTCCGCTGGATGATTGGTCGAAGGAGTGCTGTGACAATTCTTTCGAGAACATGGGCAATGAAGACTCCTATCTGATGCTCGGACCGGACTGGGCCAGAGCATCGATGGCCCCCTTTCGCATGTTCAAGGGCTTTACTTCCGAGGGCGGAGTGCGCGTGCCTGCAATTGTGAATTTCCCTGCGAATTTCGCCGGGACTCGGGTTTTTGACGGCATAGCGACGATTATGGATATTGCACCGACAATACTGGACATCGTCGGAGTCGACACAAGCAAGCTGCACATGGATGGCAAGTCCATGTTGCCGGTGTTGCGAGGCCAATCCGCTGCAGTACACCCGGACGAGGTCAGCTTTGGGTGGGAACTGTTGGGGAAGAGCGCACTGCGACAAGGCAAATGGAAAATTGTACGGGAGTCGCGTTTCTCAGACTGGTGGGATGCCGACAGTCTCGGCATCAAACGCAATGAATGGCAGCTTTACGATCTTAGTCAAGACCCTGCAGAGCTGAACGATTTGGCTGGCAATGAACCGCAGCGGTTACAGAACATGATCGCGCTGTGGGAAGAATACGCCGCAGCGAACGGCGTCATCATGCCTGATACCGCCCGCAGTTACTGA
- a CDS encoding NAD(P)-dependent oxidoreductase, with the protein MSELPRIGFVGTGLMGAPMVRRLLQAAYPVTIWNRTESKSHELQQDGARIAGSPAEVAESADIMCLCVTDTAAVETVVFGDYGVARGAQPDKILVDFSSIKPDATRKMATRLHALSAMHWVDAPVSGGVKGATDGSLIIMFGSEESVVERVTPMFAVLASRATHMGRSGSGQATKLCNQIIVATNLLAIAESLRLGQEAGIRIGRLPAALSGGWADSLPLQIIGPHIAGMKSEKKTGALSTMLKDIESALSAAEDHGVELRVLREAVATYKEACSTAGSDADISELGTFYGIKKSE; encoded by the coding sequence GTGTCTGAGCTACCGCGCATCGGCTTCGTCGGTACCGGTCTCATGGGGGCGCCGATGGTCCGGCGCCTTCTGCAAGCGGCATACCCGGTCACCATCTGGAATCGCACAGAGAGCAAGTCGCACGAACTTCAGCAAGACGGCGCGCGGATTGCCGGGTCGCCCGCTGAGGTCGCCGAAAGCGCTGACATCATGTGTTTATGCGTGACAGATACTGCTGCCGTTGAGACTGTGGTCTTTGGCGACTATGGTGTTGCGCGCGGTGCGCAACCCGACAAAATTCTGGTCGACTTTTCCAGCATCAAACCTGACGCGACCCGCAAAATGGCGACCCGATTGCATGCCCTGAGTGCCATGCACTGGGTCGACGCACCGGTATCCGGTGGCGTCAAAGGCGCCACCGATGGATCGCTGATTATCATGTTTGGCAGTGAAGAGTCGGTTGTCGAACGCGTCACGCCAATGTTCGCGGTGCTCGCCAGCCGAGCCACGCACATGGGCCGTAGCGGTTCCGGGCAGGCTACCAAGCTGTGCAACCAGATCATCGTCGCCACTAACCTGCTGGCCATTGCGGAATCGCTGCGTCTGGGCCAGGAAGCGGGTATTCGGATTGGCCGACTTCCGGCGGCATTGAGCGGCGGCTGGGCGGACTCACTGCCACTGCAAATTATCGGACCACACATTGCCGGAATGAAATCGGAGAAAAAAACAGGCGCGTTGTCGACGATGTTGAAGGACATCGAATCAGCATTGTCCGCTGCTGAAGACCATGGCGTCGAATTGCGAGTGCTAAGGGAAGCAGTTGCGACTTACAAGGAAGCCTGCTCAACAGCAGGCTCGGATGCAGATATATCGGAACTGGGAACGTTCTACGGAATCAAGAAAAGCGAGTAA
- a CDS encoding MFS transporter, with translation MPNTTVVTPAQFLGESEFSFYQLRAIIICFLIAALDGFDTQSIAFVAPALRHLWEIAPEQFGPLFAAGLIGTMIGAVILSSLADRFGRKPLIIFSTLLFGTMSLLCSTATSVDSLFMYRLIAGFGLGGAIPNILALVSEYAPHRIRSTVIVATFTGFPFGAVVGGIASSKIIPASGWEMVFIIGGILPLALLPFVFAWVPESLRYLLRRDGQQEKAKNILERIKPGCTSAQTMDYTTSDAHTIKPVRNLFAANRVVWTILLWLLTFTTLLLGYFLINWTPLLLVDAGVPHQKAILGVVALNLGGIIGSLILGRLSDKRGPFKVVATAFGIGAIAVAVLGLLIGSSVPVLLSIVLVIGLFVFGAQLNVTALAANYYPLDMRSTGIGWSMGFGRVGSFLGPLIGGGLIAYGLNQGQMFLVAAVPAALACALVIAMAYNKPEV, from the coding sequence ATGCCGAATACTACTGTGGTTACGCCAGCGCAATTTCTTGGAGAGTCAGAATTCAGTTTCTACCAGCTGCGGGCAATCATCATTTGTTTCCTGATCGCCGCGCTGGACGGGTTTGACACGCAGTCAATTGCATTTGTCGCCCCTGCACTTCGCCACCTCTGGGAGATCGCACCGGAACAGTTTGGTCCCCTGTTTGCTGCCGGCCTTATCGGAACCATGATCGGTGCCGTCATTCTTAGCTCACTTGCTGATCGTTTCGGCCGAAAGCCGTTAATCATTTTCAGCACCTTGCTGTTTGGAACGATGTCGCTTTTATGCTCCACGGCAACCTCCGTTGACTCCTTGTTCATGTACCGGCTGATCGCCGGTTTCGGCTTGGGTGGTGCGATTCCAAACATTCTCGCGCTGGTCTCTGAGTATGCGCCTCATCGGATACGCTCCACCGTCATTGTCGCAACATTTACCGGCTTTCCTTTTGGCGCGGTTGTGGGTGGCATCGCAAGTTCGAAAATCATTCCAGCCTCGGGCTGGGAAATGGTCTTTATAATCGGTGGCATTCTGCCACTTGCATTGCTCCCCTTCGTTTTCGCGTGGGTTCCCGAATCGTTGCGTTACCTGTTACGCCGCGACGGCCAGCAGGAAAAGGCGAAGAACATACTCGAACGGATCAAGCCTGGCTGTACCTCGGCACAGACCATGGACTACACAACCAGTGACGCGCATACGATCAAACCGGTCCGCAACCTTTTCGCTGCCAACCGTGTCGTATGGACCATCCTGCTGTGGCTGCTGACTTTTACCACATTGCTACTCGGCTATTTCCTGATCAACTGGACACCTTTGCTCCTGGTGGACGCTGGCGTACCGCATCAGAAAGCCATTCTTGGGGTGGTTGCACTGAACCTCGGCGGCATTATCGGCAGCCTTATTCTCGGCCGGCTCAGTGACAAACGGGGACCGTTTAAAGTTGTCGCTACGGCATTTGGTATTGGCGCGATTGCCGTAGCGGTGCTCGGGCTGTTGATTGGTTCATCTGTCCCTGTATTGCTGTCTATTGTTTTAGTCATCGGACTGTTTGTCTTCGGCGCGCAACTGAACGTAACCGCACTGGCTGCCAATTATTACCCGCTGGACATGCGCAGCACGGGTATCGGTTGGAGCATGGGTTTCGGCCGCGTGGGTTCTTTTCTCGGCCCGTTGATCGGCGGCGGGCTCATCGCCTACGGTCTGAATCAGGGACAAATGTTTCTCGTGGCCGCGGTACCTGCCGCACTTGCTTGCGCACTGGTTATCGCCATGGCATACAACAAACCCGAGGTCTGA
- a CDS encoding TonB-dependent receptor, giving the protein MIRLAWVIPAVSLLAFSGPSAAQDNESSNLLEEIVVSAQRRDESLYEVPIAITALSGEFLERQQVFTAEQLSLYTPSLHIFSEAVNSEFYTIRGIGRANEDLGSDSGVAMFINDVYVARQGAANLVLFDVERAEILRGPQGSLWGKNATGGAINIVTRKPRSEPGGYLGVDIGDFGTMNLRAAANAAISDRVSGRIAFVSRERDGLYTNLTTGQRGNNINSQAFRGSLAFAASDSTDVLFSADWARSEQLGVLKSVIADVPGTPYILKDFFTVTFPMQESDLRTSRSGIHGAQGVDQYGMNLTVNHQMSSMDFVSITGYRTEDSHHSEDNDRAAERSGDLWSVQDSSSFSQEFRLMSNSDSALSWTAGLYWFHEKGDRNQSRYSDFFGPGGLVGPGSPEIQDSTTTFIQEIETDSYAVFGQADYRLNDRWSINLGGRYTEETKDYDIDAYAVANQPGGSNYSLFIPDGAYTASDQKTWSEFTPKVSVQFSLTEDVNTYLSYSEGFKSGGYNGSPDNAAGVVPFEPEQAESIEFGMKGQFFDKSMSANIAYFMTDFTDMQLQGFDPVTGSPITNNAAASEISGFEIEVSGVIGEGFRYNIGGSWLDHQFTRYAIEVFDPTIQGGPPFRLVDKSGDRIGLIPEYNYHVGLSYEWQLASGSSLTLGADLSGTDETITVFNTLWSNAYDVVDMRLAWDSGENWNAALWVRNLTDEVYYRGGGPVPDINDTISRVGLVADPQIFGVSFGWNFGE; this is encoded by the coding sequence ATGATTCGTCTCGCTTGGGTAATACCTGCTGTGAGTTTGTTAGCGTTTTCGGGGCCGAGTGCGGCGCAGGACAATGAGTCTTCCAATTTACTGGAAGAGATTGTCGTTTCGGCACAGCGGCGGGACGAAAGTCTTTATGAAGTTCCAATTGCCATCACAGCACTAAGCGGCGAATTTCTGGAACGCCAGCAGGTATTTACCGCGGAACAACTGTCGTTGTACACGCCGAGCCTGCATATCTTTTCCGAGGCGGTGAACTCCGAGTTTTATACCATTCGCGGTATTGGTCGGGCCAACGAAGACCTCGGATCCGATTCTGGCGTGGCGATGTTTATCAACGATGTTTACGTTGCCCGACAAGGCGCGGCGAATCTGGTTTTGTTTGATGTCGAACGAGCTGAAATCCTGAGGGGGCCGCAGGGCTCCTTGTGGGGCAAGAATGCGACGGGTGGTGCGATCAATATAGTGACCCGCAAGCCACGCAGTGAACCAGGCGGCTACCTCGGTGTTGATATCGGTGACTTCGGTACGATGAATTTGCGGGCAGCTGCCAACGCGGCGATCAGCGACAGGGTTAGCGGTCGGATCGCCTTTGTGTCTCGCGAACGCGATGGACTGTATACCAACCTGACCACTGGTCAGCGTGGCAACAACATTAACTCTCAGGCCTTTCGCGGCAGTCTGGCATTTGCAGCGTCTGACAGCACCGATGTGCTCTTCAGTGCAGATTGGGCACGATCCGAGCAACTCGGCGTTCTAAAGAGTGTCATCGCGGACGTGCCAGGCACACCTTATATATTGAAAGACTTTTTCACGGTCACGTTCCCCATGCAGGAATCCGATTTGCGTACTTCGCGCAGCGGCATTCACGGTGCACAGGGTGTCGATCAATACGGTATGAACCTGACCGTCAATCACCAAATGTCATCGATGGACTTTGTATCCATTACGGGATATCGCACCGAGGACAGTCATCACTCCGAAGACAATGATCGGGCAGCCGAGCGATCAGGCGATCTCTGGTCAGTGCAGGACAGCTCGTCGTTCAGTCAGGAGTTCAGGCTGATGTCCAACTCGGACTCTGCGCTGTCCTGGACCGCGGGCCTCTACTGGTTCCATGAGAAAGGCGATCGCAACCAAAGTCGCTATTCAGACTTCTTCGGCCCGGGTGGACTGGTCGGCCCGGGCTCACCGGAGATTCAGGACTCGACAACAACCTTCATACAGGAGATCGAAACGGATAGTTACGCGGTTTTCGGTCAGGCTGACTACCGACTCAACGACCGCTGGAGCATAAACCTGGGCGGTCGTTACACGGAAGAGACCAAAGACTATGACATCGATGCCTATGCCGTCGCGAATCAGCCTGGCGGCAGCAACTATTCCTTGTTTATCCCTGACGGCGCCTATACGGCAAGTGATCAGAAGACCTGGTCCGAATTTACACCGAAGGTATCGGTCCAGTTTTCTTTGACTGAGGATGTAAATACTTACCTTAGTTATTCCGAAGGCTTCAAGAGCGGTGGTTACAACGGCAGTCCGGACAATGCCGCAGGCGTCGTGCCGTTCGAACCAGAGCAGGCAGAATCGATCGAGTTTGGAATGAAAGGCCAGTTTTTCGACAAGTCAATGTCGGCAAATATTGCCTACTTCATGACGGATTTTACCGACATGCAATTACAGGGCTTCGACCCGGTTACCGGTAGCCCTATAACCAACAACGCGGCCGCTTCGGAAATATCCGGTTTCGAGATCGAAGTGTCAGGCGTGATCGGCGAGGGTTTCCGTTACAACATCGGCGGATCATGGCTCGACCATCAGTTCACACGTTATGCCATTGAGGTCTTTGACCCGACGATTCAGGGCGGGCCACCGTTCCGTCTGGTGGACAAGAGTGGGGACCGCATCGGTTTGATTCCGGAGTACAACTACCACGTTGGACTGAGCTACGAATGGCAGTTGGCAAGTGGCAGTTCGCTGACTCTGGGCGCCGATCTCTCCGGTACAGATGAAACGATCACCGTCTTTAATACACTCTGGTCCAACGCCTACGATGTTGTGGATATGCGACTCGCTTGGGACTCCGGGGAAAACTGGAATGCCGCTCTGTGGGTACGCAATCTGACCGACGAGGTCTACTACCGCGGTGGTGGTCCGGTACCGGATATCAATGACACTATTTCACGTGTCGGCCTGGTGGCAGATCCGCAAATATTCGGTGTGAGTTTCGGCTGGAATTTCGGCGAGTAG
- a CDS encoding GntR family transcriptional regulator → MPKSPKSPAASVRESASLIPRSSLQEEIATRLRNEIVEGFWEPGARLQERILCERYGVSRSPLRETFQILVKEGLLELLPGRGAVVTRPTMTDALENIEIIIALEAMSIVLACERAKDEELEEIASLHERMRKCSEEHDVESYYQLNNAVHSAIVHASGNAAMIAAHANVQRHITRLQNLSGALEAITAESLAEHDSFVKALLNRNAKKAEKELRAHLGATAEKIRLRILQS, encoded by the coding sequence ATGCCGAAATCCCCCAAATCACCTGCCGCTTCGGTACGCGAATCGGCCAGCCTCATTCCTCGCTCTTCATTGCAGGAAGAGATTGCTACTCGCCTGAGAAATGAAATTGTCGAAGGTTTCTGGGAACCGGGTGCCCGCCTGCAAGAGCGAATTCTTTGTGAACGCTACGGCGTCTCTCGATCGCCGCTGCGGGAAACATTCCAGATACTGGTTAAAGAGGGCCTTCTGGAGTTGCTGCCAGGACGTGGTGCCGTGGTGACTCGACCCACGATGACCGACGCGCTGGAAAACATTGAAATCATCATTGCGCTTGAAGCCATGTCCATCGTTCTCGCTTGCGAACGGGCCAAAGATGAAGAGCTGGAAGAAATCGCCTCATTGCACGAACGCATGAGAAAGTGCAGTGAAGAGCACGACGTAGAGTCCTACTATCAGCTCAACAACGCGGTGCACAGTGCAATTGTCCATGCCAGCGGAAACGCAGCAATGATTGCGGCCCATGCGAACGTACAAAGGCATATCACTCGCTTGCAGAACCTGTCGGGTGCGCTGGAAGCAATAACTGCAGAATCGCTTGCGGAACATGACAGCTTCGTTAAAGCACTCCTGAACAGAAATGCCAAGAAGGCAGAGAAAGAGCTTCGTGCTCACCTCGGCGCGACGGCGGAAAAGATCCGGTTGCGGATACTGCAAAGCTAG
- a CDS encoding nuclear transport factor 2 family protein: MSLNSATRVALEDLLTEFAWRVDHGHGDRVHELFIEVGSISAPGLTLNSRNEIASAFGQRAADANRVSRHLWSNPRFEELDSHRVRVVTVVQTFFHTMQEGEQTPVPNNNFVVGDSTDVIRRDDDGCWRFESRQLQVLFAPGS; the protein is encoded by the coding sequence ATGAGTCTGAATTCAGCTACTCGCGTGGCTCTCGAGGATCTGTTGACGGAGTTCGCCTGGCGCGTGGACCACGGACATGGGGATCGGGTGCACGAACTGTTCATTGAGGTCGGCAGCATTTCCGCACCGGGTCTGACGCTAAATAGTCGCAACGAAATTGCCAGTGCTTTCGGTCAGAGGGCCGCGGATGCAAACCGGGTATCCAGGCACTTGTGGTCTAACCCGCGATTCGAGGAGCTCGATAGTCATCGGGTACGTGTGGTGACGGTGGTTCAAACCTTTTTCCACACGATGCAAGAAGGCGAACAAACGCCCGTACCGAATAACAATTTTGTGGTGGGTGACTCGACCGATGTTATCCGACGCGACGATGATGGTTGCTGGCGATTCGAATCCCGTCAGCTGCAGGTTTTATTTGCTCCCGGGTCTTGA